A stretch of DNA from Leopardus geoffroyi isolate Oge1 chromosome B3, O.geoffroyi_Oge1_pat1.0, whole genome shotgun sequence:
TTATCATTAGTTTCCTTTGtaaatctatgtattttattttatgtgtgcaAAAATCTTATCCGAGAAGGAGTTCATAGGATTCACCAAATCACCAAAGGATCTCAGGCTCCTCCTCCAGTATTTGCTCCCTCAACCTCACAACTATGTCCAACTTACATCTGTTTTCCACTGTAGATGAGCCGCTGCTGCTGTGGGGgaattccctctttctcctccacaCGCTCCTTGATTCGCTCCACCTTTAGGGGTACAAGTAGTCAGGGGCTGCTAAGGGGTAGAACCATGGAAGTGGAAAGAACAAGAGCTATGCAGATAGCATGAGAGTGAAAGGACTAAGTTCATCAGCACATCCAAACAAATGTGCGTGTAGGGAGACAGGCATGAAAAAGTATTGGCCATACATTACCTTGTCTGTGGGTTCAATGTCAATCTCAATCTCCTTTCCGGTCAGCGTCTGCAACAGGCAAGGGTTTCATGAGTCCTACAGCCTAATATACAACTGGTTTTCTAGGTAAAACACCCTGTCTTAATCTCTGGGGAATCTACATCTTCTGAAAGAAGCACATTGTCAGCAAAGCTGCTTTGAAGAATCAGAAGGCTTTGACCATATCCGTATTTATCAAACACTTTTAGGCAGTAGACAGCTTTGAGAGGGCATTTGACCATTTGACCCTCTTAATCCCACATGTCATTTTACCCATCTTCCCACGCCCACCCCATTAGAATCCATGAGAATACTGGCATTCCCTTGGATGAGATAGCAATAAGAGATGTCCTAAGGAAAGCATGCCTTTGTTCCCTGTATCAAAGTCAGAAATTAACATTCAGATAATTCAAAGAATTCTCAAGGACCCCAGAGACCACTTATGACCAGTGTTTTCAATTAACACTAAAATTCAACATTCTATTTTGTAACTTCTCCAGACTTCTACCTAAATACTAAATTTCAGCTGTAGCTTCTTGACCTCTTCCACAGGCTAAGGGCTGCTGATAATACACATAATAATTACACTGATCATACACTTACAAATGTGCTTCATCCCATcgagaatgagaatgagagagagagagaagtggagctCACCCGAagggggactcaaactcacgaactgtgagatcatagaGCCGAAGTCaaatccttaaccaactgagccacccaggtgccctgtcatagccaacgttaaaaaattttttttaacgtttattcatttttttttattttttttttcaacatttatttatttttgggacagagagagacagagcatgaacgggggaggggcagagagagagggagacacagaatcggaaacaggctccaggctctgagccatcagcccagagcccgacgcggggctcgaactcacggactgcgagatcgtgacctggctgaagtcggacgcttaaccgactgcgccacccaggcgcccctaacgtttattcatttttgagagacagagagacatacagcatgagcggggaaggggcagagagagggagacacagaatcggaggtaggctccaggctctgagccatcagcacagagcctgacagggcctcgaactcacagactgcaagatcatgacctgagccgaagtcggtcactcaactgactgagccacccgggcgccccaatcaTAGCCAACGTTGAACACTTTCCAACAGTCAGAAACTACACTGAGTGCACCAACACATTTAATCATTGCAACTAAGTTAGGAGATATATGTACTATTGctatcaccattttatagatgaggaaaatggggTTTGGATAGGTTAAAAAGCATATCCATGAAGTCAAAAGGAGAGTGTGGACCCAAACACAGACTCTCTGGCCCCAGAGcctgaggttttgtttgtttcttttccagcTCTGTACTCAGTACCGCCTAAGTGTCTCTGGTCTGATATTAAAACCCAATGTATAGGATTGTAATAGGTTCACAAAACAACAAATGGTTTCTACTTACGGTATTCACATAGACCAGAATGATGACAGTACTTAGGACCTAATTTCTCAACTATAAGAATCAGTTCAGtactaagaatattaaaaaaaatataagagtAATTCTTTTAGAGTTACCTCTTTGGGTGCAAAAGAATAAATCACAACAGTGATTCCCAAGTTTCTACCCCAATCCAAGCTGGCTTGTGAAAATTTatggtaaaatggaaaaaataatgacaatagtgagattttcataaaactaaatatattcaGCTGTTAAGATATCCTTtcatgaaggggtgcctggctggcttagctggtggagcatgtgactcttaatctcggaattttgagtttgagcccatgttgagtgtagaggctacttaagaaatttttttaattttttaaaaattgtttttatttaggggcgcctgggtggcgcagtcggttaagcgtccgacttcagccaggtcacgatctcgcggtccgggagttcgagccccgcgtcaggttctgggctgatggctcagagcctggagcctgtttccgattctgtgtctccctctctctctgcccctcccccgttcatactctgtctctctctgtcccaaaaataaataaacgttgaaaaaaaaattgtttttatttatttttgaagcagagagacagagaatgagtgggggaggagcagagagagagggagacacagaatctgaagcaggctccaggctgtcagcatagagtccgacgcggggctcgaactcacgaaccatgagatcatgacctgagccaaagtcggacactcaaccgactgagccacccaggcgtcccaagaaatttttttaaaatgtccttttatgAAATGACAGAAACAATATATGGTGCTTTTTTAAAGCCCTTTCctgacaaaatgaaaagttagCAATTCTGTGTCATccataaattatttcactttacTGATCTTAATACTTTAAATGCAAAGATTCTTCAAGCAGATAATCTATTTctaggttaactaacttggaggAAAAACTTGAAACCTGAGCAATGTATTCAAAGAGAAACATGTGTTTACTCAACAGAACAGGTTTACTGTAAAACATTAGGAAAAGCTTAATGCCTGTTaataagaaaactattaaaactatggtacatccatagACTGATACACTTACCATGCAACAATTTATACACTAATGTGGAAAGATCTAaagaatgtataattatatatcattttccatatatagtgatacatatatgtatatgtatagaaaaaatgattaaaagcATACATATCTCCTATAGTAGTGATTATCTTTGAGAAGGAGAATAGGACTAAGGGAAGGGTTTAATCAAGGGTAACTCTCCCTTTATCTGCACTATTAaagtttctaataaaaatataccCCTTCATcacatgaataataataaaacaaatattcattctgatttaataaaaaattttaaagagtaaaaaagacCTTTAGAGAAGGCCTAGAACTGCTCCCCCAAGGGTAAGGTGCTTGGATCtaatgacagtaaaaaaaaattactggcttgtaaaatttaaaactctaagACTGGCCCTTTGTTTCTGACTGTAGAAGCCCATGAATGTATCCAGAGAACAATCTGGTAAAGCGGTGTCCCAGCAGCATCACTTCTGGGAAGATAATCATGACTACACTAAAAAATATACCTATGATAATGGTTATTACAGTCTTTTGACGCTCAAAAATTACAAGCAATCTAACTATTAAATAgtgggttaaataaattatgacacaaacatagaagaaaaattacGGAGCCCTCAAATAATCTGTGGAATAATGGTATAATTCCAGTtttgttaaggggcgcctgggtggttcagtgggttaagcgtccgacttcggctcaggtcacaacctcacagttcatgagtttgagccccgcgtcgggctctgtgctgacagctcagagcctggagcctgcttcacattctgtgtctccctctctctctgccccttccctgctcatgctgtgtctttctctgtctcaaaaataaataaacattaaaaaaaaaaattttgttaaaaaaaaaaacaacaccacaaAACACATACGTGTATTTATACGCTTTCAAACGAGTGTAGAAGGGTATATACGTGAATGTTTTTGGGTTATGACATTATGGATgcttttaattacattatttatgcttttctgtatttttcattttttataccaTGAATACATTGTAatgagaaaaacattatttttaaaataatgttcttgATGGGAGTATAAGGAAATGATTCTGTAAAGCAGCACTGTCCAAAAGATATAAATGTAATGCAAACCacatatacaatttaaaatatactagcagccacatattttaaaagtgaaattaggggcgcctgggtggcgcagtcagttaagcgtccgacttcagccaggtcacgatctcgcggtccgggagttcg
This window harbors:
- the NEDD8 gene encoding NEDD8, producing the protein MLIKVKTLTGKEIEIDIEPTDKVERIKERVEEKEGIPPQQQRLIYSGKQMNDEKTAADYKILGGSVLHLVLALRGGGGLRQ